DNA sequence from the Marmota flaviventris isolate mMarFla1 chromosome 15, mMarFla1.hap1, whole genome shotgun sequence genome:
cagaggggtcTGTCTGAGGCAGGGGGGGGAGTCGGCCTGGCCTCCAGCTTGTGGCCAGTTCTGGGTGGCCAGGGAGGGGAGCACAGGCCAGGCCTGGCTGGACCTTCCCACCCCAGGCACCCTGCACTGGGGTCTCCCTTCCATTGGTCCTTCTGTGGGCCTGTCTGAGCTGACCGGCTGGGAGCACAGGGTACCCTGGTGGGCAGGGCACTCTGAGGCCTAGGTTTGGTGGCCCTGCAGGCTGGTCCCTGGCACTCTTCCTGGGAGGACAATACCTCTGGGCCGAGACGTTTGTAGGGCCCaaccctgcccccctccccaaccctgccctcctcccctgggCTTCTTGTGTGAGCCGCCACCAGCCCTGTCAGTCTCATAGGCACCCAGGAAGCGTGGAGAACTCCCCGTCCACAGGGAGCTGGGGTGGGCTAGGCAGCTTAGAAAGTTCTGGAATAAGCCCCAGAAGCAAGCTCACAGTGCTGTGGCTTCTCTCTGGAGGCGAGCCCCGAGGAGAGCAGGGCCCGTGGGGGAGGGTGGTAGGCCCAGTTGGGGTTCTGGCCTTCCCTGACATGGGATCAGGAGGGCCTTGGAGGGTggggaggccagcctgagcacaCATGGCAGCCCAGACCACAGAAGTGGTCAGGGAGGATGAAAGGATAAGAGGAAGGACTTCCAACAGCAAGTCTGGCTAGAGCAGGGCCAGGAAGTGGGGTGAGAGAGGTTGTGAAGGACTTTGCCAGAAAGGTCCCTGGCCTGCTTAGAGGCCAGGGCTCCGGGAATGGGAGCAGGACTCCTCGGGCCCCCACCTTCCAGCACTGTGTTGATGCCAGGAAAGGGGTAACAGGTGGAACCCGGTGAGAAGGAGTTTCTTCTGGATCTTGAGAGTGTGGGTGCTGGCAAGAAGCACAGGACCTGGCAGCTCTGCTCCCGGAGGCTCTGTGCCCCACTGACTCAGAGACTCTAGTCATTGTCCTTATGTGCCTTTCCTTCTACCCACCCTTCCTTTGGCCACCCCCAGTCAGAGGAGCAGGAGACAGAGTGAGCTGTGAGGTTCTTGTTTCTGATCCTAtaagtaccaccaccaccaccaccatcaccaccattaccaccatcattaccaccaccatcaccaccaccaccaccaccaccattaccaccatcattaccaccaccatcaccaccatcaccatcaccaccaacaccactattaccaccatcaccaccaccatcatcaccaccatcaccaccaccatcaccaccaccattaccattactaccactaccaccattatcaccatcaccaccatcaccatcatcaccaccaccatcaccattaccaccaccatcaccaccactaccaccattatcaccatcaccaccattaccaccatcatcatcaccaccaccaccaccaccaccaccatcaccaccatcattaccaccaccatcatcaccatcaccattaccaccattatcaccatcaccaccaccaccatcatcaccaccatcaccatcaccatcaccattaccaccaccaccatcatcaccaccactaccaccattatcaccatcaccaccattactatcaccaccatcaccaccatcaccattaccaccaccaccatcaccatcaccaccactaccaccattatcgccatcaccaccaccaccatcatcaccaccactaccaccattatcaccgtcaccaccatcatcaccaccatcaccattaccaccaccaccatcaccatcaccatccccaccaccactaccaccagtatcgccatcaccaccactaccaccatcatcaccatcactaccaccattatcaccatcaccaccatcatcaccaccatcaccattaccaccaccaccatcaccatcaccatcaccaccactaccaccagtatcgccatcaccaccactaccaccatcatcaccaccactaccaccattatcaccatcaccaccattaccaccaccatcaccaccaccaccaccaccatcattaccaccatcaccatcaccaccatcaccaccaccaccattaccaccactaccaccaccaccaccactaccaccatcaccaacaccaccaccaccatcatcaccaccatcaccatcaccactaccaccaccatcatcaccaccaccatcattaccaccatcaccaccaccaccatcatcactaccaccatcatcaccaccactaccaccattatcaccatcaccaccaccaccatcaccaccaccaccatcatcaccatcatcaccaccatcaccaccatcaccaccaccatcaccaccaccaccaccaccatcatcaccatcaccaccaccaccaccaccaccaccaccatcaccaccaccactaccaccattatcaccatcaccaccattaccagcATCACCAcgaccatcatcaccaccacatcaccaccatcatcaccaccactaccaccaccatcaccatcaccaccaccaccatcaccatcaccatcaccatcaccaccaccatctccaccaccatcacTGTTATAAGTAATGACAGCACCACCATTACCAGTAGcagcatcaccatcatcaccattatcaccatcatcatcaccatgaccACCATCATCAGCATGACCATTGCCATCATCATCAACACCACCATCAACACCACCACTCAAATCTTCAGCTCCAGCTCTATCCACACCACCTATGGTCCCTCATGTTCTTGTCCATCCTGGTCACCCTCACCATCCTCAGCCCACTCCTCTCCCTAGGGCAGGTGGTGCTGATGATGGCAGGTGGAGGGTAGCAGAAGAGATGGTCTCAGATTCACTGGTGACAGGTTGCTGAAGAGGATGGCACTTGTTCTGGGAAGCTAAGACAACAGAGGGAATGCATGGAAGGCCCAGGAAGGAGGCATGACCACCTCTGGACTCCACAAGGAATGGAGCAGCTTCTGGTGGAGACGCTGCAGCTGCCTTGGGTAAGGAACCCAGCAGTGGGCTGGGTCCACAAACTGGAGCAGGAGACCTGGTTCCAGGAGCAGTGCCTCCCTAACGTGGGATTCTGGCAGCAGGACTTGGACCAGAGTCTGGTGTGCTCGCTGTCGAGAGGATCATGCCTGGCCCACTCTCAGGAGCCCACGGCTCTCAACAGCTGGGTGAAGTCCTGAGGGACCTGGCAGAGGCCCAGGGGGAGGCCCCATCCTGGCCCTGAGCACCTCTGGGCCCCTGGTCCAAAGCAGTGCCCAGCACAGGGCTTACCACGAAGGTGACTGGGGCCCACCAGAGCAGGCCCGAGGGAGCATGTCTCCAACAGGGCCTTTCCTGGCTGGCTTTTGCATGGAGATTTGGGAGCAGCCAGCAATTTCTGTGAAGGGTCCTGAAGGAAAGCAAGGCGCGCTGAACAGCTGAGTgtgtggctgaggcaggacgtGGGACATGGCTTCTCCCTGGGAGGGAGGCCCAGCAGGGAGCAGCCAGGCTCTGGACGGCTGCATCTTGCCGGGCTGCCACCGAGCCGGACCCTGGTGGCGCCCACTGCTGGAGTCCCCTGCCTGCAGAGTGTGGGCTCGGCTTCCTGCTGTTTTGCATTTGGCAGTGGCTGTGGGTGGAGATGGGGAGTCAGGGAGCTGCCCCACCATGTCTTGGCCGCTCTGCCTGACCCTCCAGCCAGGCCCTGTGCTCTATGCTGCCTGCACCAGGAGGGGCTCGGGGGCTCAGGGCCTGGTCCACTTGCCCCTGGGGCGTCTCAGCTTCCCTCAACAGCAGGAGGGAGAAAGGGTGCAGCCAGTCACTCATCAGAACCCTGGCTGCTGGGTCTGGAGCGGCCTCTGGGAGGGGCCGCCAGGGCCCAGGAGCCTCCCTGAAGCAGACACAAGCAGTGTGCATGCAGAGGGCCAGTGGACTGCGCATGCCCCCGGTAGGTATAGCGTCTGGGCCTCTGGGGGCTCTGGGGGGCTCCTCAGGGCCACTGCAGACACTGCCCTCTCCCCCTGTGGTTGGCTCACCGTCCGCCACGCCCATGTGGCACCCGGGGGCTGTCCACGGTACTGTGCTCACTGTGGTCTCTACCCAGCCCGTCCGTCCCCATGTCACCCACAGTGAAGCTCGCAGGGACAAAGCCCCGGTGGGGAGGAGGGGCCCAGGCTGTCCAGGGGACCCGTGCCAGGTCGCCCCTCCTCCGCTTGGCTTGTTGGGATGACATGGTTGGGGCTGAGGACTCTAGAGAGCCTGTCACATGCCCTTTCGAGAGCTCCAAGTCCCCTCAGTCGGGTCTGCGGGGCTTGAGGAGGGGCAGTGGGCTCTGCCTGCTGAGGCCAGGCTCTCTGCAGTCCTGGGGCTTCCTGGCTGGGAGCAGCTGAGGAAGGGGCTGGCTCATGTCCCCCGACCTGCTGGCAGCTCCTCTCACAGCTCCCGGGCCAGGTTCCTGGAGGGACTCAGGCTGCCCCCTGCTGGAGACtgggagagaggcaggaaggagctcCTCAGCCTAGAAGGGCGGGCCGACTGCGGGGGGGCTCCCACTGGGTCTGGGGATGGCTCTGCATCTTCACATTTGCTTTCCCAACTCACTCCTGGCCAGACAGGGCCACGTGGTCTGGGGACAGCAAGCGTCCAGTGATGGACATAGGGAGCTGGCCCAGGGAACACGGAGGAGATGGCAGCACAGAACCCCACATTTCCTCGAATCCcgtctgtctgtctgttcctttAAATTACGGCTGTTGATTGTCCTTCCTGAAGGTGACTCAGGAGACAAGGGGAGTCTGACAGGCCCGGGACCAGGCTGGGGTCAGAGCTGCCTGTCCCCTCCGCCGAGGATTGCCGCAGAGGGGCAGGCACCCACCATGGGAGTGCCCAGAGTTCCCACCACAGCCTGGACAGGGCGCCTGGGAGCCCGGGCCAGACCCCGGCTGCCGACGGGGCAGGAGCTGCAGGGCCACTGGGACACGAGGCCAGGGGCAGGCCTGTCCTAGCCAGGCAAGCTGCCGACACAGACCACACACGGCAGTtgggtttttaattctttttattgaagaaaagaaaaggagagaaaaaatagaTTCCCCACCCTGTGTCTTCCCAAAGTGGGCTTAGTCCTGCCCCTGGGGGCCTCGGGTCAGGGCTGTGCTCTCTGCCTGGGTCTGAGAGGGGCCCAGGGCCCTGGAAGGGAGTGGGGGTCTGGCTGCTTCCccaggggtggggggtgtctAAAAAATGGAGCCAGGCCAGCGGGCCACAGGGGCTGGTCCTCTGCAGCGGAGTCTCAGGTGGGCATCCTGGGGACACTGGCCCATCCAGGCCTGTCCGCTGTCCACAGCCCCCCGCCCGCTGGGGCTCGCCCTAGAAGGGCAGAGTCTGAGGCACCTTTGGGCCTCTGGAGCCCTGTGCCTGCCGGGCTGCGCCACCTCCTGTCCTGCGTCTGGCTCTGGTCCCAGCGCGGGCCCTCTGCCTGGCCGTCTGTGCCCTGAGGCCGGGGTGCAGGCCTGGCCTGCGCGTGAGCGTGCCTGTGCCCGTCCTGTGGCCGGAGCGGGCAGAGCAGATCCCTCCTCCTGGCCCAGTGCGGGCCGCCGCCCGCCCACTCAGACCTCCGTCTGGAGGTCGATGATGTCCTGGCCCACCAGCGGGATGGTGGCTCCGGCTTTCTCCCACTCCACGCTCCGCAGCTCCAGGGGCGACGGCGGCAGTGGCTCCAGCTCCTTCTTCACCCAGGCGGGCGTCCCGTGGGCCTTCCGGAGGCTCTCCCAGGGCCGCTTGTTGGGTGTCTGCTGCTTTTCTGGCTGCGGGGCGAGTGGCAGGGGCGCGGGCGAGAGGCAGGGTGCAgcgggagggagaagagggggcaGACCAGGTCAGGAGGGGCTTCAGGGAGGGGCCCCGGCACATCTCACCCTACGACTGGCAGGGCCCGGGGCTGGCAGGGAGGGCGGCTGGGAACCCGCCTGCCCCCACCCTGACCACACCCGAGCGCCGTGCCAGGCTCACCTGCGTCCTGCCCCTCGGGGTCCAGCCTGGGCCCACCAGGCCGGTCCTCAGGAGAGGCAGAATGAGTGAAGGAGTGAGTGACCAGGTGGGCAGAGTGGGTGTGGACAGCAGGGGAGGCCCCGAGACCCCGTGCCGCCCCCGCCCTCCAACCTTGCTGTCGGGGCCCAGCGCCTCCTTGTCCTTCTCGGCCGCGTGCTGCAGCTTCCGGTTCAGGTCCTGGAACATGTCCTGGTGCCGCTTCCGCGTGTGCATGATCTTCTGCAGAGGGAGGCCACTGTCCTGAGCAGGGCCCGGCCGGCCATGCTGCCCATCACCAGCCCCTGGGGACAAGGCCCGCCACCGCCCCAACTCCACCTCCCTGCCCGCCCCAGTGGCCTGAGCTGCCTGGTCAGGGGCTGGGTGTGCCCTGCCTGTCCAGGGAGGGGGACATCAGCACCCACCTCAAAGTCCAGTTCTGCATACCGCGATTTTCGCCGCTGTGGGGACAAGTTTATGCTCATTTGTTACTGGTTCCCTAAGACTCCCGGACCATGAGTCCAGGTCCTCCCTGTGGTGAGGGAGGGCGACCAACCCGTCCTGCCTTCAGGGTCCACGCCAGGCCAGAGGGTGTGCCCCGAGGGCCTGTGTTCTGTGCAGGCTGCCTTTCCCTGGACTCACTAAGGCCAGCGGGGGGCTCGGGAGGTGCAGTGGGGTTGCTGTCAGCAACAGGCTGGCAGAGAGGACAGGAGCAGCTTCCTCCCGACGGCAGGACCCTGGGCCAGCACAGCCCTCCTCTCCCGGCCCCAAGGGGCCCGTCTGCCAGCTCATCTGGAGGCTGCTCCTCCCACATGCATGTGCCAGGGGCCAGAGtcagggctgggcaggggtgTCCAGCTCAGCCAGACCAGCACATGCTGCCCAGGGTCAGAAGGACTGACGAGGGCCACAAGGCTGGGCTCACCTGAGGATGCACTCGGATCCCAGGTGCATCCCCAGAGGCGGAGAGCCAGGAGGGGCAGTACATCCCTCAGGCCCTACCCTGACCGGAGTCTCACATCCCACTGGTCAACTCAAGACGCCAGGTTGATATGGGGACACTTGCTGCCACACTGCCCGTTCATGAGGAGGCTAGACTCAGCACCCAGGCTGGGGCCTGAGAGGGGGCAGGGACAAGAGGCATGGCCAGCATGGGCTGCTAAAAGCTCCCTCTCACTTGGCCTGCTGCCCTGGGAGTGGGCCTGAGGGCAGCGGGTCCTGGCCAGCCCTGCCCGGCCAGTGGTGCAGGTAGAAGCCGGCCTGTCAGCACGGCccatctgctgctgctgctgggggccGGGAGCCTCCCCTGCAGGCCGGGCCGGCCGCCCGCGCCCCCTGGGACGCCCTTAGACACCGCGCTGAGTGCAGCCCAACCCGCTGGCCCCACCAGCTCAGGTGGCCCTGGTACCCTCACCTCCAAGGAGCTCACAGACAAGGTGGTGACGTTTTCGTTCTTGGTGACAGTCCCCGAGCTTGGTCCTGGGTGGGCGGAGGGCTCCCCCGTGTCCCCCAGGCTGGGAGGCGCTGGCTCCAGGGTGGGCGGTGGAGGCAGGGGCTGCTGGGgcggtgggggtggtgggggtgggggtggcgggggctgggcagggggtgCCTCTGGAGGCCCGCTGCCAGGGGGCTCGCGGGTGGGTGGGCTGCGGGTGGGGAAGCCGGCCTCGGGCGCCATGCTCAGGTGTATGAGGCGCGTCTGGGGCATCTGGTCGATGTTGATGCTGTACTTGGGCTCCTCCTTCGGCTTGGGCCGCAGCGTGGCCGTGGCCGTGGGCAGGATCACGTAGCTCGTGTCCAGAGCCTTCTCCTGGGCCCGGCTCAGCTCTGAGTCCAGCTTCTTAAAGATGTCCCCATCGCCAACGAAGGAGGACTTGGGTGCTTTGTCCTTCTTGAGGGTCAGTGAGTGGTTGGGGAAGTCGGGCAGGGGCCCACCAGGGTAGCGGGGCGAGCCATGCAGGTGCAGCTTAGACACGCTGGCCGGCAGGCTGTTGAAGGCGGACGGTGGCCCCTTGGCATGGGCCAGCTTCAGCTTCTCCTCCTCAGGCAGTGATGGCCGCTTGAGCGTGCCTGTGATGGTGGCCGTGCGGCAGGCCGCGATGTCCTTGTTCAGCACTGTGGGGTCATGAGCGGCAGATGGGGGTCAGGCAGGCCCCCAGCGGGAGGGCCCAGACAGGCCAGCACCACTGCCCCCGGTCCCACCTGCTGGCTGGCCTGGGGCACTTGCCCCTGACCCAGGCCTGGTGCGGAGCTGGCCAAGGCTCATATCTTTTTAAGCAAGGCTGGCACCTGGGTGCCCCTCTGCCTGCCCCAGCAAGAAGACAAACAACTGTCACCCACAAATGGCCTGTCCTAGCAGCTCAGAAGGACAAGCAAGGTGGCCCTACCCAGGAGTGCAGGGACACACCAGTGCGGCAGGAGGAGCAGCCTATTCTGGGGAAGGGACCCCGGCTGGTCAAGCGTCCCCGCTGCCCAAAGCCTGCTCATGGCTGAGTCGGTGTAGGGAAGACGTGCCAGGATCTGCCCAGGAGGGCAGCAGGCCCAACCCAGGCTCCCAAGCACTCAAGCCTGAGGGACGCCTCCTGCCTCCCAGCACCTGCAGCCTGGACGCCTATGCCTGGCGGGCACCCTCCACTCTGAAGGTCATCTGGTCCCTGGACAGCTGGCCCAGGCTGCCTGCCCTGTGACCGGGGCTTGGCTGGCCCCACCTCCCATCCCACTCCTGATTATCCCGCCTCCACTAGCCCTTGGAGGGCCAGAGCTTTCCACCACCCAGCGTCCACGGCAGCCTCTCCACACCCAGTGGTTCCATTCTCTAAAGAGCCAGACCCAACCCGGTGCCCCACCCACAATGGCCTGAGGATGGGCTCCTGTGCATATCCGGGCCAGCACTGGTGTCCACCAGCTGCTCCCTCCATCCCAGCTCACCAGGACCCACTGGTGTTAGCCACCACCTCCTG
Encoded proteins:
- the Adgrb1 gene encoding adhesion G protein-coupled receptor B1 isoform X3, whose amino-acid sequence is MEKAPVPSVTLIVGCGVSSLTLLLLVIIYVSVWRYIRSERSVILINFCLSIISSNALILIGQTQTRNKVVCTLVAAFLHFFFLSSFCWVLTEAWQSYMAVTGRLRNRLIRKRFLCLGWGLPALVVAISVGFTKARGYSTMNYCWLSLEGGLLYAFVGPAAAVVLVNMVIGILVFNKLVSKDGITDKKLKERAGASLWSSCVVLPLLALTWMSAVLAVTDRRSALFQILFAVFDSLEGFVIVMVHCILRREVQDAVKCRVVDRQEEGNGDSGGSFQNGHAQLMTDFEKDVDLACRSGERPTVLNKDIAACRTATITGTLKRPSLPEEEKLKLAHAKGPPSAFNSLPASVSKLHLHGSPRYPGGPLPDFPNHSLTLKKDKAPKSSFVGDGDIFKKLDSELSRAQEKALDTSYVILPTATATLRPKPKEEPKYSINIDQMPQTRLIHLSMAPEAGFPTRSPPTREPPGSGPPEAPPAQPPPPPPPPPPPPQQPLPPPPTLEPAPPSLGDTGEPSAHPGPSSGTVTKNENVTTLSVSSLERRKSRYAELDFEKIMHTRKRHQDMFQDLNRKLQHAAEKDKEALGPDSKPEKQQTPNKRPWESLRKAHGTPAWVKKELEPLPPSPLELRSVEWEKAGATIPLVGQDIIDLQTEV